The following are encoded in a window of Chitinophaga sp. H8 genomic DNA:
- a CDS encoding DJ-1/PfpI family protein — MHIAFIIFDGITWLDLIGVYDPISRLRPMGYLPQLHWDICAFTPTAKDPFGLAITPTRIQQPLSGYDAIIVPGGVGTRQLIQDTAFITWLQTAANVPYKISVCTGSLLLGAAGFLTHVHATTNFGEYEALKPYCKAVLPQRLVDDQQIITAGAVASSLDLGLYLCEKWAGKAAREAISKRMDYTYGL; from the coding sequence ATGCACATTGCCTTTATCATATTTGACGGTATCACCTGGCTCGATCTGATCGGCGTATACGATCCCATCAGCAGGCTCCGGCCTATGGGATATCTCCCCCAACTGCATTGGGATATCTGTGCTTTTACCCCTACCGCAAAGGATCCCTTTGGGTTGGCAATCACTCCTACCCGGATACAACAGCCCCTCAGCGGGTATGATGCGATTATTGTTCCTGGCGGGGTCGGCACCCGTCAATTAATACAGGATACAGCCTTTATTACCTGGTTGCAAACAGCCGCTAATGTACCCTATAAAATTTCAGTATGCACCGGCAGCCTGCTGCTGGGCGCTGCGGGCTTTTTAACCCATGTCCATGCTACCACTAATTTCGGGGAATATGAGGCCCTCAAACCCTATTGCAAAGCAGTGCTGCCACAACGGCTGGTGGATGACCAGCAGATCATTACAGCCGGCGCAGTAGCCTCCTCCCTCGATCTGGGCCTGTACCTCTGCGAAAAGTGGGCAGGGAAAGCGGCCAGGGAAGCGATCAGTAAAAGAATGGACTATACATACGGATTATAG
- the sucC gene encoding ADP-forming succinate--CoA ligase subunit beta: protein MNLHEYQAKELLKKYNVPVQEGIPVDTPEAAAEAYKQLKVQHGNEFAVVKAQIHAGGRGKGKVRGTEQRGVAVGKNAEDVKTIAGNILGGTLVTIQTGAAGKLVNKVLVAQDVYYPGPNPVKELYLSILLDRAKGQNVIMYSTEGGMDIEEVAHSTPEKIFKEWVHPGGALQPFQARKIAFNFGLSGLAFKNMVKFVTNLYNAYVGLDCSMLEINPLFKTSDEKIIAVDCKMNLDDNALMRHPELEALRDITEEDPTEVEAGKYNLNFVKLDGNVGCMVNGAGLAMATMDMIKLSGGEPANFLDVGGTANAQTVEAGFRIILKDPKVKAILINIFGGIVRCDRVAQGVIDAYQSIGNITVPIIVRLQGTNAVEAKKLIEESGLKVQSAILLSEAASLVNKAVSA, encoded by the coding sequence ATGAACTTACACGAGTATCAGGCTAAAGAACTGTTGAAAAAATACAACGTACCTGTACAGGAAGGCATTCCGGTAGATACACCCGAGGCTGCTGCAGAGGCTTACAAGCAATTGAAAGTACAGCATGGCAACGAATTTGCAGTGGTAAAAGCACAAATTCATGCTGGTGGACGTGGAAAAGGTAAAGTGCGCGGTACAGAACAAAGAGGGGTGGCAGTAGGGAAAAATGCAGAAGATGTTAAAACTATTGCCGGCAATATATTAGGAGGCACCCTGGTAACCATTCAAACCGGCGCTGCCGGTAAACTGGTAAATAAGGTGTTGGTAGCACAGGACGTATATTATCCTGGCCCTAACCCTGTAAAGGAATTATACCTGTCTATCCTGCTGGACCGTGCCAAAGGCCAGAATGTAATCATGTATTCTACCGAAGGCGGTATGGATATTGAAGAAGTGGCACATAGCACTCCGGAAAAAATATTTAAAGAATGGGTACACCCAGGTGGTGCACTCCAACCTTTCCAGGCCAGAAAAATTGCTTTCAACTTCGGTTTAAGCGGACTGGCATTCAAAAACATGGTGAAATTTGTTACCAACCTCTACAATGCGTATGTAGGTCTGGACTGCAGCATGCTGGAAATAAACCCATTATTCAAAACCAGCGATGAAAAGATCATTGCGGTAGATTGTAAAATGAACCTGGATGATAACGCACTGATGCGCCATCCTGAACTGGAAGCACTCCGCGATATTACCGAAGAAGACCCTACAGAAGTAGAAGCAGGTAAATACAACCTGAACTTTGTAAAACTGGACGGTAACGTAGGTTGTATGGTAAATGGTGCCGGTCTGGCCATGGCTACCATGGATATGATCAAATTAAGCGGTGGTGAGCCGGCCAACTTCCTGGACGTAGGTGGTACCGCCAATGCACAAACCGTTGAAGCCGGTTTCCGTATTATCCTGAAAGATCCTAAAGTAAAGGCGATCCTCATCAATATCTTTGGTGGTATCGTTCGTTGTGACAGGGTGGCACAAGGGGTGATCGATGCTTACCAGTCTATCGGTAACATTACCGTTCCTATCATTGTACGCCTGCAAGGTACCAATGCCGTAGAAGCTAAAAAACTGATCGAAGAAAGCGGACTGAAAGTACAATCTGCGATCCTGCTCAGCGAAGCCGCTTCCCTGGTAAACAAAGCTGTTAGCGCATAA